Proteins from a genomic interval of Granulicella sp. L56:
- a CDS encoding glycoside hydrolase domain-containing protein, which translates to MRLLITGLVLSTLAAFASAQQPSSANRQQSDAAHAYLGFDLNDYPGDQALPALRQHFSFTGYWLNTPPGDRQNSWQGKRDIILRNGFGFLVLFNGRLDTEITKAQKSGTAPAALGKSDAAAAIAAARREHFPLNAIIFLDQEEGGRLLPEQADYLFAWTEVIARSGYRPGVYGSGQLVNEGHGHTITTAQDIRSHVAAQHLHEIALWVVQDGCPPSNGCVLNALPLAASGTPDAMVWQYAQSPRRKSLTEACAQSYGRDGNCHAPGAPDLSIDLNTAASPDPSHGR; encoded by the coding sequence ATGCGTCTTCTGATCACGGGTCTCGTCCTCTCCACTCTCGCTGCCTTTGCCAGCGCTCAGCAGCCCTCATCTGCTAATCGTCAGCAATCAGACGCTGCACACGCATATCTAGGCTTCGATCTCAACGACTATCCCGGCGATCAGGCGCTCCCAGCTCTGCGGCAACACTTTTCCTTTACGGGATATTGGCTCAACACTCCCCCCGGCGATCGGCAGAATAGCTGGCAGGGCAAACGCGACATCATCCTTCGCAACGGCTTCGGATTTCTTGTGCTCTTCAACGGACGGCTCGATACCGAAATTACGAAGGCACAGAAGTCCGGCACCGCTCCCGCCGCACTCGGCAAAAGTGACGCTGCCGCCGCCATCGCCGCCGCTCGGCGCGAACATTTTCCACTTAACGCGATCATCTTTCTCGATCAGGAGGAAGGTGGACGACTTCTGCCGGAGCAGGCAGACTATCTCTTTGCATGGACGGAGGTTATAGCTCGCTCCGGCTATCGACCTGGCGTGTATGGCAGCGGCCAGCTCGTCAACGAGGGACATGGACACACCATCACCACGGCGCAGGACATCCGCAGTCACGTCGCCGCACAGCATCTCCACGAGATAGCGCTGTGGGTGGTGCAGGACGGGTGTCCGCCTTCGAATGGCTGTGTTTTGAATGCTTTACCGCTTGCTGCCAGCGGAACTCCGGATGCCATGGTGTGGCAATATGCTCAGTCTCCGCGGCGCAAATCCCTCACTGAGGCCTGTGCGCAGAGCTACGGCCGAGACGGCAACTGTCACGCTCCGGGCGCTCCCGATCTCTCGATCGACCTCAACACTGCAGCTTCGCCTGACCCGTCCCATGGTCGATGA
- a CDS encoding YfiT family bacillithiol transferase — MSEHDPHYPIGRFEKPAIITPDDRLQAISTLAETPEMLRNAVDRLDTAQLSTPYREGGWTVRQVVHHMADSHMNAFVRLRLALTEDWPTIKPYDEKAWATLRDYAAPIEWSLELVESLHARWVMLLQSLSEEQWQRGFLHPENGPVTLDVMTLTYAWHSMHHVAHITHLRAKEEW, encoded by the coding sequence ATGTCCGAGCATGATCCGCACTATCCGATTGGAAGGTTTGAGAAGCCGGCAATCATTACACCGGACGACCGACTGCAAGCGATTTCGACGCTGGCGGAGACGCCGGAGATGTTACGCAACGCCGTTGATAGGTTGGATACAGCACAACTGAGCACGCCCTATCGCGAGGGAGGATGGACGGTGCGGCAGGTGGTACACCACATGGCGGACAGCCACATGAACGCATTTGTCCGCTTGCGGCTGGCGCTGACCGAAGACTGGCCGACGATCAAGCCCTATGACGAAAAAGCATGGGCAACGCTTCGCGACTATGCCGCCCCGATCGAGTGGTCGCTGGAGCTGGTGGAGAGCCTTCATGCGCGCTGGGTGATGTTGCTGCAATCGCTGAGCGAGGAGCAGTGGCAGCGCGGGTTTCTGCATCCCGAGAACGGACCGGTGACGCTGGATGTGATGACGCTAACGTATGCGTGGCACTCGATGCATCATGTGGCGCACATTACGCATCTGCGCGCAAAAGAAGAGTGGTAG
- a CDS encoding excinuclease ABC subunit C: MGLSFHFEHVVDFAPERAEEILRAVPALPGVFALCGAREGDEPYLTRTADLRRRMRRLLDPPESQSKRLNLRDKVARIEYCVTGSDFESSLVLYDAAVALFGYAEARRRLKLHTPYFLRLTMENAHPRVYATNRLSKRGLAEMYGPFPSRAAAERYCDAVLDLFKLRRCWEDLEPYPEHPGCVYGEMKKCMEPCKQACTPEQYAAEAEAVKAFFDTRGESRLAAIELEREQASAEMEFEKAAALHTQWQKVKAAAALADEMVQPVPKLRAVIVQAAAVEKETPEQAALFLLEGGCIAGPERLSTLGVRVVKEQTSVGSSLFAQPLMLQAVPLEGEAGAPADSPEVRAAAVLASLEAKVGKASDLALLSDHLSLFKRWYYRPEKQRTGEVFLPNADGGWPVRRILRGAARAALGEPKKMAETQREAAKGAKVKILHEGREGVERVVLVAEKREKIE, translated from the coding sequence GTGGGATTGAGTTTTCATTTCGAACATGTTGTTGACTTCGCGCCGGAGCGGGCAGAGGAAATTCTGCGGGCTGTGCCTGCGTTGCCGGGCGTGTTTGCGCTGTGCGGCGCGCGCGAGGGCGATGAGCCTTATCTGACGCGCACGGCTGATCTGCGGCGGCGGATGAGGCGGCTGCTCGATCCGCCGGAGTCGCAGTCGAAGCGGCTCAATCTGCGGGACAAAGTGGCGCGGATTGAATATTGCGTTACCGGCTCTGACTTTGAGTCGTCGCTGGTGCTGTATGACGCGGCAGTGGCGCTGTTCGGATATGCCGAGGCGCGGCGCAGGCTGAAGCTGCATACTCCTTATTTTTTGCGGTTGACGATGGAGAATGCGCATCCGCGGGTCTATGCGACGAACCGACTGTCGAAGCGCGGGCTGGCGGAGATGTATGGGCCGTTTCCTTCGCGGGCGGCTGCGGAGCGGTACTGCGATGCGGTGCTCGATCTGTTTAAGCTGCGGCGGTGCTGGGAGGACCTGGAGCCTTATCCGGAGCATCCGGGGTGCGTGTACGGGGAGATGAAGAAGTGCATGGAGCCGTGTAAGCAGGCCTGCACGCCGGAGCAGTATGCGGCTGAGGCTGAGGCGGTGAAGGCGTTCTTCGACACGCGCGGCGAGAGCAGGCTGGCGGCGATCGAGTTGGAGCGGGAGCAGGCTTCGGCGGAGATGGAGTTTGAGAAGGCGGCGGCGCTGCATACTCAGTGGCAGAAGGTAAAGGCTGCTGCGGCGCTGGCGGATGAGATGGTGCAGCCGGTTCCGAAGCTGCGGGCAGTGATCGTGCAGGCTGCGGCGGTGGAGAAGGAAACACCGGAGCAGGCGGCGCTGTTTTTGCTGGAGGGTGGATGCATTGCCGGGCCGGAGCGGCTTTCGACGCTGGGGGTAAGGGTGGTGAAGGAGCAGACGAGCGTCGGCTCCTCGTTGTTTGCACAGCCGCTGATGTTGCAGGCGGTTCCGCTGGAGGGGGAGGCAGGTGCGCCTGCGGACTCGCCTGAGGTGAGGGCTGCGGCGGTGCTGGCTTCATTGGAGGCTAAGGTGGGGAAGGCCAGTGATCTGGCGCTGCTGAGCGATCATCTTTCGCTGTTCAAGCGATGGTATTACAGGCCGGAGAAGCAGCGGACGGGCGAGGTTTTTTTGCCGAATGCGGATGGAGGGTGGCCGGTGCGGCGGATTCTGCGCGGTGCGGCCAGAGCGGCGCTGGGCGAGCCGAAGAAGATGGCCGAGACGCAGCGGGAGGCGGCCAAGGGGGCGAAGGTGAAGATTCTGCATGAGGGCAGGGAAGGCGTGGAGCGAGTGGTTCTGGTGGCGGAGAAGAGAGAAAAGATCGAATAG
- a CDS encoding FmdB family zinc ribbon protein, producing MPLYEYECTACHRRTEKIQKFSDPEITICPYCSGPLERVISAPAVSFKGGGWYADGYGNAKPKASTESKSSAPSSDSGSNTTPAPAAAAAPAASAPAPAASSDKK from the coding sequence ATGCCGCTCTACGAATACGAATGCACTGCCTGCCATCGCCGCACCGAGAAGATACAGAAATTCTCCGACCCCGAGATCACGATTTGCCCTTATTGCAGTGGGCCTCTTGAGCGCGTTATCTCCGCGCCTGCCGTCAGCTTCAAAGGCGGAGGCTGGTATGCGGACGGCTATGGCAACGCCAAGCCAAAGGCTTCCACCGAGAGTAAAAGTTCTGCGCCGAGTTCAGACTCGGGTTCGAACACTACTCCTGCACCAGCGGCTGCGGCGGCGCCCGCAGCTTCTGCTCCAGCACCTGCAGCCAGTTCGGATAAGAAATAA
- a CDS encoding TldD/PmbA family protein codes for MQAEQIASDLKNLASDVLAKALKTGATDAEAVVYEGDEFSALVRLGQVETLKESGSRAIGLRVFVGQRTASTSSSDFSAESIERLVDGAITLAKITSEDPFAGLPEAHEFGKIEEDQHLYFEDVNEMPPADRIETARRVEAAAMGYDTRIQNSGGGDFDTATSHKILVNSRGFVGEYRRSYCGFSAMPIAVDEKGGMQRNYWYSAARTTRKLESPEEIGHEAARRTLARLGARQVKTQKAPVVFSPEIARSIIGNIFEGANGDSIYRNASFFCDQLGQQVAGENITVVDDGTMIFDGIGGFGTSPFDGEGLPTRRTVLVENGILKNYVLNTYTAKKLGMKSTGNASRGLAGNPGIGAGNFYLEPGTLTPQELIGDVKSGLYVTETMGFGVNLVTGDYSQGASGMWIENGELAYPVEEITIAGNLKDMYKNIVAIGNDLVFRGSSAAPTIRVEGMMIAGA; via the coding sequence TTGCAAGCTGAACAAATTGCTTCCGACCTGAAGAATCTTGCTTCGGATGTTCTTGCCAAGGCGCTCAAGACGGGCGCGACCGATGCTGAGGCCGTCGTCTATGAAGGCGATGAGTTTTCCGCGCTGGTTCGTCTCGGGCAGGTTGAGACGCTGAAGGAGTCGGGCTCGCGGGCCATTGGCTTGCGCGTCTTTGTTGGTCAGAGGACGGCGAGCACGTCTTCGTCGGATTTTTCGGCGGAGTCGATTGAGCGGCTGGTGGATGGTGCGATTACGCTGGCGAAGATTACCAGCGAAGATCCGTTTGCCGGTCTGCCTGAGGCGCATGAGTTTGGCAAGATCGAAGAAGATCAGCACCTCTACTTCGAGGACGTCAACGAGATGCCTCCGGCGGATCGCATCGAGACGGCGCGGCGAGTAGAAGCTGCTGCGATGGGCTACGACACGCGCATTCAGAATTCCGGCGGCGGCGACTTCGATACGGCGACCTCACATAAGATCCTGGTCAACTCGCGTGGCTTTGTAGGTGAGTATCGCCGCTCGTATTGCGGCTTCTCTGCGATGCCGATTGCGGTGGATGAGAAGGGCGGAATGCAGCGTAATTACTGGTACTCGGCTGCGCGGACGACGCGCAAGCTGGAGTCGCCGGAGGAGATTGGCCACGAGGCGGCGCGGCGGACGCTGGCGCGGCTGGGAGCGCGGCAGGTGAAGACGCAGAAGGCCCCGGTAGTGTTTTCGCCGGAGATTGCGCGGTCGATTATCGGCAACATCTTCGAGGGGGCCAATGGCGATTCGATCTATCGCAATGCCAGCTTCTTTTGCGATCAGCTTGGGCAGCAGGTTGCGGGAGAGAACATTACTGTCGTCGATGACGGCACGATGATTTTTGATGGTATCGGCGGGTTTGGGACTTCTCCTTTTGATGGCGAGGGTCTGCCTACGCGGCGAACGGTTCTGGTGGAGAACGGCATTCTGAAGAACTATGTTTTGAATACCTACACTGCCAAGAAGCTGGGGATGAAGTCGACCGGGAATGCTTCGCGTGGGCTGGCGGGAAATCCGGGGATTGGTGCTGGGAACTTTTATCTTGAGCCGGGTACACTTACGCCGCAAGAACTGATTGGCGATGTGAAGAGCGGGCTTTATGTGACGGAGACGATGGGCTTCGGCGTGAACCTTGTGACGGGTGATTACTCGCAGGGAGCCAGCGGCATGTGGATTGAGAATGGCGAGCTGGCTTATCCGGTGGAAGAGATTACCATCGCTGGAAATCTGAAGGACATGTACAAGAACATCGTTGCGATTGGGAATGATCTTGTCTTTCGCGGGTCTAGTGCGGCGCCTACGATTCGGGTTGAGGGGATGATGATCGCCGGGGCTTAG
- the tldD gene encoding metalloprotease TldD has protein sequence MTTPSADHKRYFIEKLGISERLMERCLGEALSAGGEYADLYFESVTSTSLGIDESLVKSASQGISVGCGIRVLSGERTGFAYTDDLSSDRLLKAARTAALIASGPAKELAHGFTHTETPTLYPVAGATSDAEISEKLKLIQRADKAARAYDSRIVQVRAGFNDELRRILVAASDGTFASDTQPLARLNVFVIAKDGPNTARGTSGGGGRVALDFFEGKKSPEFYAREAARTAMLQLGAVDAPAGEMEVVLGPGWPGVLLHEAVGHGLEADFNRKGTSAFSGLIGQQVASSKVTVVDNGTMPNRRGSLNVDDEGTPTQENVLIENGILKGYLTDKLSARLMGTTSTGSGRRESYQAITMPRMTNTYMLNGDDMPEDIIKSVKRGLYAVNFGGGQVDITNGKFVFSASEAYLIEDGKVTQPVKGATLIGNGPEALKYVSMVGNDLALDEGIGTCGKNGQSVPVGVGMPTVKLDRMTVGGTGG, from the coding sequence ATGACAACCCCCTCCGCAGACCACAAGCGTTATTTCATCGAAAAGCTGGGTATCTCCGAACGCCTGATGGAACGGTGTCTTGGGGAGGCGCTCTCTGCGGGTGGAGAGTATGCAGACCTTTATTTTGAGTCGGTTACGTCGACCTCTCTAGGAATCGACGAGTCGCTGGTCAAGTCCGCCAGCCAAGGCATCAGCGTCGGTTGCGGCATCCGCGTTCTGAGCGGCGAGCGCACCGGATTCGCCTATACCGACGACCTCTCCAGCGACCGCCTCCTCAAAGCCGCCCGCACTGCAGCCTTGATCGCCAGCGGCCCGGCGAAGGAGTTGGCTCATGGGTTTACGCATACCGAGACGCCGACGCTTTACCCTGTTGCCGGAGCTACCTCCGACGCCGAGATCTCGGAAAAGCTCAAGCTCATCCAGCGCGCCGATAAGGCTGCTCGCGCCTATGACTCGCGCATCGTGCAGGTTCGCGCCGGGTTCAATGATGAGCTACGCCGCATCCTTGTAGCTGCCTCCGATGGCACCTTTGCCAGCGACACGCAGCCGTTGGCTCGGCTTAATGTTTTTGTTATTGCGAAAGACGGCCCCAACACTGCGCGCGGTACCAGCGGCGGCGGCGGACGTGTGGCTCTTGATTTCTTTGAGGGCAAAAAGAGCCCTGAGTTTTATGCCCGTGAGGCTGCTCGCACCGCCATGTTGCAACTGGGAGCGGTCGATGCTCCGGCTGGCGAGATGGAAGTTGTGCTCGGTCCCGGCTGGCCCGGCGTTCTGTTGCACGAGGCTGTAGGGCATGGGCTCGAAGCCGACTTCAACCGCAAGGGCACATCTGCCTTTAGCGGTCTCATCGGTCAGCAGGTTGCGTCCAGCAAGGTGACGGTGGTCGACAACGGCACGATGCCCAACCGGCGCGGGTCGTTGAATGTGGACGATGAAGGCACGCCGACACAGGAGAACGTGCTGATCGAGAACGGCATCCTCAAGGGCTATTTGACCGACAAGCTCAGCGCCCGTCTGATGGGGACGACGAGCACCGGCAGCGGACGCCGCGAGAGCTATCAGGCCATCACCATGCCACGCATGACCAACACCTACATGCTCAACGGCGACGACATGCCCGAGGACATCATCAAGAGCGTGAAGCGCGGTCTTTATGCCGTGAACTTCGGCGGCGGCCAGGTGGACATCACCAATGGCAAGTTCGTCTTCTCGGCCAGCGAGGCCTACCTGATCGAAGACGGCAAGGTGACGCAGCCGGTGAAGGGCGCGACGCTGATCGGCAACGGACCGGAGGCACTGAAGTACGTGTCGATGGTGGGGAACGATCTTGCGCTCGATGAGGGCATCGGTACCTGCGGCAAGAACGGCCAAAGCGTTCCTGTCGGCGTAGGTATGCCTACCGTGAAGCTCGACCGCATGACGGTCGGCGGTACCGGCGGATAA
- the rpe gene encoding ribulose-phosphate 3-epimerase: protein MIELAFSILASDFAHLADEVAAAERGGGTIVHVDVMDGHFVPNITFGPPMVQSLRRVTKLPLDCHLMVENPDAFIPAFAEAGANMVSVQQEVCRHLHRTLQLIEQHGMKPGVVINPATPVDTLIEVLPMVHYVLVMSVNPGFGGQKFLPLALEKIAYLAAVRKEMGLGFRIEVDGGVALDTVARVVDAGADMLVAGSAIFSPKKTEQNARKFLKVARAAAPKQN, encoded by the coding sequence TTGATTGAACTGGCATTTTCGATATTGGCGTCTGACTTTGCGCACCTGGCCGATGAAGTGGCGGCGGCGGAGCGGGGTGGCGGGACCATCGTCCATGTGGATGTGATGGATGGGCATTTCGTGCCGAATATTACGTTTGGGCCGCCGATGGTGCAGTCGTTGCGGCGGGTGACGAAGCTGCCGCTGGACTGCCATCTGATGGTCGAGAATCCGGATGCGTTCATTCCGGCCTTTGCCGAGGCGGGGGCGAACATGGTGAGCGTGCAGCAGGAGGTTTGCCGGCATCTGCATCGGACGCTGCAACTGATTGAACAGCATGGGATGAAGCCGGGAGTCGTGATCAATCCGGCGACGCCTGTGGATACGTTGATCGAAGTGCTGCCGATGGTGCACTATGTGCTGGTGATGAGCGTGAATCCGGGGTTTGGTGGGCAGAAGTTTCTGCCGCTGGCGCTCGAAAAGATTGCGTATCTGGCCGCGGTGCGCAAGGAGATGGGATTAGGTTTCCGCATCGAGGTGGATGGCGGCGTTGCTCTCGATACGGTGGCCCGCGTGGTCGACGCAGGAGCGGATATGCTGGTGGCTGGCTCGGCCATCTTCAGCCCGAAGAAGACGGAGCAGAATGCGCGGAAGTTTTTGAAGGTAGCCCGTGCGGCCGCGCCGAAA